The proteins below are encoded in one region of Pseudoduganella armeniaca:
- a CDS encoding formate dehydrogenase subunit alpha: protein MLLTRKNGDGSRQATRAGRFAAGLSESLARALPTMDRRAFLKRSGVGVGVGIAASQWQLVKKAQAADKPAEASGLKREVRRTVCSHCSVGCAVDAVVENGVWVRQEPVFDSPINLGGHCAKGAALREHGHGEHRLKYPMKLVNGKYQRISWDVALEEISQRLLAVRKDSGPDSVFFVGSSKHNNEQAQLLRKFVSFFGTNNCDHQARICHSTTVAGVANTWGYGAMTNSYNDMSFSKAVMYIGSNAAEAHPVSMVHMMHAKENGCKMIVVDPRFTRTAAKADQYVRIRSGSDIPYLYGMLYHIFKNGWEDKEYIHDRVYGMEAVREEVMKWTPEKVEEACGVPEAEVFKAAQTMALNKPSSVVWCMGQTQHSIGNAIVRASCILQLALGNVGKSGGGTNIFRGHDNVQGATDVGPNPDSLPGYYGLATGAWKHWCTVWGVDYEWVKGRFASQAMMEKSGTTVSRWVDAVLEKNELIDQDNNVRAMVFWGHAPNSQTRGLDMKKALDKLDTLVVIDPYPSATAAMAAMTVDGQELNPNRAVYLLPAATQFETSGSVTASNRSIQWREKVIEPLFESRTDHMIMYQLAEKLGFAKELVAKIKLVPGKGGMLEPEPESMLREINRGTWTIGYTGQTPERLKAHMRNMHKFDVKTLRCKEGKDEETGYDLTGDYFGLPWPCFGTAELKHPGSPNLYDTSRHVMDGGGNFRANFGVERDGVNLLAEDGSHSVGADITTGYPEFDHVLLKKLGWWDDLTEAEKKAAEGKNWKTDLSGGIQRVCLKVHGVHPYGNAKARAVVWNFPDPVPLHREPIFGTRPDLVAKYPTHDDKKAFWRLPTLYKTLQQKNVEAGLAEKFPIILSSGRLVEYEGGGEETRSNPWLAELQQENFVEINPQAAAARGIRNGEYAIVSTPTGARIKVRALVTPRVAPDTAWIPFHFSGWWQGKDMLEFYPEGAAPVVRGEAVNTATTYGYDAVTMMQETKTTICNIEKFTA from the coding sequence ATGTTATTGACTCGTAAGAATGGCGACGGCAGCCGCCAGGCCACCCGGGCTGGCCGCTTTGCCGCCGGCCTGTCGGAAAGCCTGGCGCGCGCGCTGCCGACGATGGATCGCCGTGCGTTCCTGAAGCGCTCCGGCGTGGGCGTGGGCGTCGGCATCGCCGCCTCGCAATGGCAGCTCGTCAAGAAGGCGCAAGCCGCCGACAAGCCGGCCGAAGCCTCCGGCCTGAAGCGCGAAGTGCGCCGCACCGTATGCAGCCACTGCTCGGTGGGCTGCGCGGTCGATGCGGTCGTCGAAAACGGCGTCTGGGTGCGCCAGGAACCCGTGTTCGATTCGCCCATCAACCTGGGCGGCCATTGCGCCAAGGGTGCCGCGTTGCGCGAACACGGCCACGGCGAGCACCGGCTGAAGTACCCGATGAAGCTCGTCAACGGCAAATACCAGCGCATCAGCTGGGACGTGGCGCTGGAAGAGATCTCGCAGCGCCTGCTGGCGGTGCGCAAGGACAGCGGCCCGGACTCGGTGTTCTTCGTCGGCTCCTCGAAGCACAACAACGAGCAGGCGCAGCTCTTGCGCAAGTTCGTCTCCTTCTTCGGCACCAACAACTGCGACCACCAGGCCCGTATCTGCCACTCCACCACGGTGGCCGGCGTGGCCAACACGTGGGGCTACGGCGCCATGACGAACAGCTACAACGACATGTCGTTCTCCAAGGCCGTCATGTACATCGGCTCGAACGCGGCCGAGGCGCATCCGGTGTCGATGGTGCACATGATGCATGCCAAGGAAAACGGCTGCAAGATGATCGTTGTCGACCCGCGCTTCACCCGTACCGCGGCCAAGGCCGACCAGTACGTACGCATCCGTTCCGGCTCCGACATCCCGTACCTGTACGGCATGCTGTACCACATCTTCAAGAACGGCTGGGAAGACAAGGAATACATCCACGACCGCGTGTACGGCATGGAAGCCGTGCGCGAGGAAGTCATGAAGTGGACGCCGGAGAAGGTCGAGGAAGCCTGCGGCGTGCCGGAAGCGGAAGTGTTCAAGGCCGCGCAGACGATGGCGCTGAACAAGCCCTCGTCGGTGGTGTGGTGCATGGGCCAGACGCAGCACTCGATCGGCAACGCCATCGTGCGCGCCTCCTGCATCCTGCAGCTCGCGCTGGGCAACGTCGGCAAGTCCGGCGGCGGCACCAACATCTTCCGTGGCCACGACAACGTGCAGGGCGCCACCGACGTGGGTCCGAACCCGGACTCGCTGCCCGGCTACTACGGCCTGGCCACCGGCGCGTGGAAGCACTGGTGCACCGTGTGGGGCGTGGACTACGAGTGGGTCAAGGGCCGCTTCGCCTCGCAGGCGATGATGGAAAAATCCGGCACCACCGTGTCGCGCTGGGTCGACGCCGTGCTGGAAAAGAACGAACTGATCGACCAGGACAACAATGTGCGCGCGATGGTGTTCTGGGGCCACGCGCCCAACTCGCAAACGCGTGGCCTGGACATGAAGAAGGCGCTCGATAAACTGGACACGCTGGTCGTGATCGACCCGTATCCGTCGGCCACCGCCGCGATGGCGGCGATGACGGTGGACGGCCAGGAGCTCAATCCGAACCGCGCCGTGTACCTGCTGCCGGCCGCCACCCAGTTCGAGACCTCGGGCTCCGTCACGGCGTCGAACCGTTCGATCCAGTGGCGCGAGAAGGTCATCGAGCCGCTGTTCGAATCGCGCACCGACCACATGATCATGTACCAGCTGGCCGAGAAGCTAGGCTTCGCCAAGGAGCTGGTCGCCAAGATCAAGCTGGTGCCGGGCAAGGGCGGCATGCTGGAGCCGGAACCGGAATCGATGCTGCGCGAGATCAACCGCGGCACCTGGACCATCGGTTACACGGGCCAGACGCCGGAGCGCCTGAAGGCGCACATGCGCAATATGCACAAGTTCGACGTCAAGACCCTGCGCTGCAAGGAGGGCAAGGACGAAGAGACGGGCTATGACCTGACGGGCGACTATTTCGGCCTGCCGTGGCCGTGCTTCGGCACGGCGGAACTGAAGCACCCGGGCTCGCCGAACCTGTACGACACCAGCCGCCACGTGATGGACGGCGGCGGCAACTTCCGCGCCAACTTCGGCGTCGAGCGCGACGGCGTCAACCTGCTGGCCGAAGACGGCTCGCATTCGGTCGGCGCGGACATCACGACCGGCTACCCGGAATTCGACCACGTGCTGCTCAAAAAGCTGGGCTGGTGGGACGACCTGACCGAGGCGGAGAAAAAGGCGGCCGAGGGCAAGAACTGGAAGACCGACCTGTCCGGCGGCATCCAGCGCGTGTGCCTGAAGGTGCACGGCGTGCACCCGTACGGCAATGCCAAGGCGCGCGCCGTGGTGTGGAACTTCCCCGATCCGGTGCCGCTGCACCGCGAGCCGATCTTCGGCACGCGCCCGGACCTGGTGGCCAAGTACCCGACCCACGACGACAAGAAGGCGTTCTGGCGCCTGCCGACCCTGTACAAGACGCTGCAGCAGAAGAACGTCGAGGCGGGCCTGGCGGAGAAATTCCCCATCATCCTGTCGTCCGGCCGCCTGGTCGAATACGAAGGCGGTGGCGAGGAAACCCGTTCCAACCCGTGGCTGGCCGAACTGCAGCAGGAGAACTTCGTCGAGATCAACCCGCAGGCGGCCGCCGCACGCGGCATCCGCAACGGCGAGTACGCGATCGTCTCCACGCCGACCGGCGCGCGCATCAAGGTGCGCGCCCTCGTCACGCCACGCGTGGCACCGGACACGGCCTGGATTCCGTTTCACTTCTCCGGCTGGTGGCAGGGCAAGGACATGCTCGAGTTCTATCCGGAAGGCGCGGCACCCGTGGTGCGCGGCGAAGCCGTCAACACGGCCACCACGTATGGCTACGACGCCGTCACCATGATGCAGGAAACGAAGACCACGATCTGCAATATCGAGAAATTTACCGCCTGA
- a CDS encoding DUF3305 domain-containing protein, whose product METDVLNLAVVMHRKPLASRWQPYRWQPLEVLVEPALADTAARCLRDDPADLRWLFAGFELRLYSDEAEGYFLNVDTGAPCWFVMWRMEELDGVEVAVPRTVTLSYNEAARLMDGGEQVDTVPAPALIAERLREFVQAYYRPEPKRKRRKPSFEGGAGVAEMAKAERAGHGS is encoded by the coding sequence TTGGAAACCGACGTACTGAACCTGGCGGTCGTCATGCACCGCAAGCCACTGGCGAGCCGCTGGCAGCCATATCGGTGGCAGCCGCTGGAAGTGCTGGTCGAACCCGCTCTAGCGGACACGGCCGCGCGCTGCCTGCGCGACGACCCGGCCGACCTGCGCTGGCTGTTCGCCGGTTTCGAACTGCGCCTGTACAGCGACGAGGCCGAGGGCTATTTCCTCAATGTGGACACGGGCGCGCCTTGCTGGTTCGTCATGTGGCGCATGGAAGAGCTCGACGGCGTCGAAGTCGCCGTGCCGCGCACCGTGACGCTGTCGTACAACGAGGCGGCGCGCTTGATGGACGGCGGCGAACAGGTCGATACCGTGCCCGCGCCCGCGCTGATCGCCGAGCGCCTGCGCGAATTCGTCCAGGCCTACTATCGGCCGGAGCCGAAGCGCAAGCGCCGCAAGCCATCCTTCGAGGGTGGCGCCGGTGTCGCGGAGATGGCCAAGGCGGAGCGGGCAGGCCATGGCAGCTGA
- a CDS encoding DUF3306 domain-containing protein: MAAETFFARWSRVKAKAEASAKAEPSEVAAPRPEVAALPAVAAADSAVMTPPESAPTIEQVAQLQADGDFRPFVARGVDEGVRRAAMKKLFSDPHFNVMDGLDIYIDDYSKPDPIPAAMLLALNHAKDLLDPLGTLAREHAKRGLLTAAELADAAATQEPPTELPTGLTEPAAPAETLEPEAPTANAAADDAATIDPANRQEDHEQPNQSM, encoded by the coding sequence ATGGCAGCTGAGACATTCTTCGCGCGCTGGTCGCGCGTCAAGGCCAAGGCCGAGGCCAGCGCCAAGGCCGAGCCCAGCGAGGTGGCCGCGCCGCGCCCGGAAGTGGCCGCGCTGCCTGCCGTTGCTGCTGCTGATAGCGCTGTCATGACGCCGCCCGAGTCGGCGCCGACCATCGAGCAGGTGGCGCAGCTGCAGGCGGACGGCGACTTCCGCCCCTTCGTCGCGCGCGGCGTGGACGAGGGCGTACGCCGTGCCGCCATGAAGAAGCTGTTCAGCGATCCGCACTTCAACGTGATGGACGGCCTGGACATTTATATCGACGACTACTCGAAGCCGGACCCGATCCCGGCCGCGATGCTGCTGGCCCTGAACCACGCGAAGGACCTGCTCGATCCGCTGGGCACGCTTGCGCGGGAGCATGCCAAGCGCGGCCTGCTGACGGCGGCCGAGCTTGCCGACGCCGCCGCGACGCAGGAACCGCCGACCGAGCTGCCGACCGGGTTGACCGAGCCGGCCGCGCCGGCCGAAACCCTGGAGCCGGAAGCTCCCACCGCCAACGCCGCAGCGGACGACGCGGCGACCATCGACCCAGCCAACCGCCAGGAAGACCATGAACAGCCGAATCAAAGTATGTAA
- a CDS encoding TorD/DmsD family molecular chaperone has protein sequence MNETRLQFETPDSGEEAARAELYGLLSMLFYQAPGAELLAAIAAAPAEGEGELPDAWRALQLACASADAPAVQGEYDTLFVSTGKPEVFLYGSYYMSGFLMEKPLALLRAELARLGLERSDAMPESEDHIAALCDVMRVLISSDDVLHGSIATQKQFFGGQMQPWVQQLCDAVAAHPQAHFYRHVAALAGAFFAVEMQAFDMS, from the coding sequence ATGAACGAAACCCGACTCCAATTCGAAACGCCGGACAGCGGCGAGGAAGCGGCGCGCGCCGAGCTGTATGGCCTGCTGTCGATGCTGTTCTACCAGGCACCCGGCGCCGAGCTGCTGGCCGCCATCGCGGCCGCGCCGGCCGAAGGCGAGGGCGAGCTGCCCGACGCCTGGCGCGCCTTGCAGCTCGCCTGCGCCAGCGCCGACGCCCCCGCCGTGCAGGGCGAATACGACACGCTGTTCGTCAGCACCGGCAAGCCCGAGGTGTTCCTGTACGGCTCCTATTACATGTCCGGCTTCCTGATGGAGAAGCCCTTGGCGCTGTTGCGCGCGGAACTGGCGCGACTGGGCCTGGAACGCAGCGACGCCATGCCGGAAAGCGAGGACCACATCGCCGCGCTGTGCGACGTCATGCGCGTGCTGATCTCGTCCGACGACGTGCTGCATGGCAGCATCGCAACGCAGAAGCAGTTCTTCGGCGGCCAGATGCAGCCGTGGGTGCAGCAGCTGTGCGACGCCGTCGCGGCCCATCCGCAGGCGCATTTCTACCGGCATGTCGCCGCGCTGGCCGGGGCGTTCTTCGCCGTCGAAATGCAGGCGTTCGACATGAGTTGA
- the fdh3B gene encoding formate dehydrogenase FDH3 subunit beta has product MARMKFICDTERCIECNSCATACKNEHEVPWGVNRRRVVTINDGIIGQEKSVSVACMHCSDAPCMAVCPVDCFYRTDEGVVLHNKDACIGCGYCSYACPFGAPQFPSNGTFGLRGKMDKCTFCAGGPEENGSQEEFEKYGRNRLSEGKLPACAEMCSTKALLGGDGDVVADIFRTRVITRGKGSEVWGWGTAYGNKPQQDSVPQELAK; this is encoded by the coding sequence ATGGCACGCATGAAATTCATTTGCGACACCGAACGCTGCATCGAATGTAACAGCTGCGCCACGGCGTGCAAGAACGAACACGAAGTACCATGGGGCGTGAATCGCCGCCGCGTGGTGACGATCAACGACGGCATCATCGGCCAGGAGAAATCCGTGTCGGTGGCCTGCATGCACTGCTCGGACGCGCCCTGCATGGCCGTCTGCCCGGTGGACTGCTTCTACCGCACCGACGAAGGCGTGGTGCTGCACAACAAGGACGCCTGCATCGGCTGCGGCTACTGCTCCTACGCCTGCCCGTTCGGCGCGCCGCAGTTCCCGTCCAACGGCACCTTCGGCCTGCGCGGCAAGATGGACAAGTGCACGTTCTGCGCCGGCGGCCCGGAGGAAAACGGTTCGCAGGAAGAATTCGAGAAGTACGGCCGCAACCGCCTGTCCGAAGGCAAGCTGCCGGCCTGCGCCGAGATGTGCTCGACCAAGGCCCTGCTGGGCGGCGACGGCGACGTGGTGGCGGACATCTTCCGCACCCGCGTCATCACCCGTGGCAAGGGCAGCGAAGTGTGGGGCTGGGGCACCGCCTACGGCAACAAGCCGCAGCAGGACTCGGTGCCGCAGGAGCTGGCCAAATGA
- a CDS encoding type II asparaginase gives MKSTTVSRWLVATFCALTAITAAQAQTAKLPNVTVLATGGTIAGTGATSTTTVGYTAATVGVQQLINAVPELAKIANVKGEQVFQIASESMTNEHWLTLGKRVNALLAQNDVDGIVITHGTDTMEETAYFLDLVVKSKKPVVLVGAMRPSTALSADGPINLYNAVSIAGSQEAVGKGVLLALNDQIHAARDVTKTNTSTPDSFKTPELGLLGYVQGGKPFFYRASTRKHTVDSEFDIANLTALPQVDIVYGYANMNTVALDAFIANGAKGIIHAGVGDGSIAARVKPGLVAARKKGTLIVRASRVGQGILARNGEANDDELDFVAADTLSPQKARILLMLALTKTNNTRDIQRMFYTY, from the coding sequence ATGAAGAGCACAACAGTGTCACGCTGGCTGGTAGCGACGTTTTGCGCGTTGACGGCCATCACGGCCGCCCAGGCACAGACGGCCAAGTTGCCGAACGTGACGGTACTGGCCACCGGCGGCACGATCGCCGGCACGGGCGCGACCAGCACGACCACCGTCGGCTACACGGCAGCCACCGTGGGCGTGCAGCAGCTGATCAACGCGGTGCCGGAACTGGCCAAGATCGCCAACGTCAAGGGCGAACAGGTGTTCCAGATCGCCAGCGAAAGCATGACGAACGAACACTGGCTGACCCTGGGCAAGCGCGTCAACGCGCTGCTGGCGCAGAACGATGTAGACGGCATCGTCATCACGCACGGCACCGACACGATGGAAGAAACCGCGTACTTCCTCGACCTGGTCGTGAAGAGCAAGAAGCCGGTGGTGCTGGTCGGCGCGATGCGCCCTTCCACCGCCCTGTCGGCCGACGGCCCGATCAACCTGTACAACGCCGTCTCCATCGCCGGCAGCCAGGAAGCCGTCGGCAAGGGCGTGCTGCTGGCGCTGAACGACCAGATCCACGCCGCCCGCGACGTCACGAAAACCAATACCTCGACGCCGGACAGTTTCAAGACCCCGGAATTGGGCCTGCTGGGTTATGTGCAAGGCGGCAAACCGTTCTTCTATCGCGCCTCGACCCGCAAGCATACGGTCGACAGTGAATTCGATATCGCCAACCTGACGGCGCTGCCGCAAGTCGATATCGTCTACGGCTATGCCAATATGAATACGGTGGCGCTGGACGCCTTTATCGCCAATGGCGCCAAGGGCATTATTCACGCCGGCGTCGGCGACGGTTCGATTGCCGCCCGCGTCAAACCCGGCCTGGTCGCCGCGCGCAAGAAAGGCACGCTCATCGTGCGCGCCAGCCGCGTCGGCCAGGGCATCCTGGCACGTAATGGCGAAGCGAATGACGACGAGCTCGATTTCGTTGCTGCCGATACGCTGAGCCCGCAAAAAGCGCGCATCCTGCTGATGCTGGCACTGACCAAGACCAATAACACGCGCGATATCCAGCGCATGTTCTACACGTATTAA
- a CDS encoding 4Fe-4S binding protein: MNSRIKVCNCNRTMPVDGAALGAALDAGTLPVATQLCRREVGGYLDSLDGSEKIVVGCTQEQPLFAELAEQKGTVAPLRFVNLRESGGWGQEGAQATPKMAALLAMARLPDPEPVPEVEYHSEGRVLITGPAARVLPWARRLQGQLEVSVLLTDTGGAVLAGGQDWPTFAGSDVVVKGWLGRFDVTWRQANPIDLDLCTRCNACVKACPEGAIGLDYQVNLDACSAHGDCVKACGAVGAIDFNRADTARSGQFDLVFDLHEQPLLTLHQPPQGYFAPGASDVKAAEQAMQLATLTGTFGKPKFFQYKDSICAHGRNKKIGCNACVEVCSAAAVSHDGDKIRVNPNLCVGCGACTTVCPTGALSYAYPRVADQGARIRTLLATYAKAGGKRPALLLHSQEEGAALVEALGRAAGAGQLRGVPARVLPLPLHHVASVGIDVWLAAVAYGAANVLILATGAEAPQYVTALTQQVEIARTILASLGYGAGHVQLLQAGDAAALDVALRRIEAGQVPAVPATFAIGGGKGGDKRTTLDFAIDHLARHAPTPQREIALPAGSPFGAVSVKTDACTLCMACVGACPSSALADNPNAPQLRFTESNCVQCGLCAKTCPENAIELTPRLLLAPDAKQPRVLNEAKPYHCIRCEKPFGTLQMVENMVAKLSSHGAFAANLDRLRMCSDCRVVDMMQPAKEVSIFEVKR, translated from the coding sequence ATGAACAGCCGAATCAAAGTATGTAACTGCAACCGCACGATGCCCGTCGACGGCGCTGCGCTGGGCGCCGCCCTGGACGCGGGCACCTTGCCCGTGGCCACGCAGCTGTGCCGCCGCGAGGTGGGCGGCTACCTGGACAGCCTGGACGGCAGCGAGAAGATCGTGGTCGGCTGCACGCAGGAGCAGCCGCTGTTCGCGGAACTGGCCGAGCAGAAAGGGACGGTGGCGCCGCTGCGCTTCGTCAACCTGCGCGAGTCGGGCGGCTGGGGGCAGGAAGGCGCGCAGGCCACGCCGAAGATGGCCGCGCTGCTGGCGATGGCGCGCCTGCCGGATCCGGAACCGGTGCCCGAAGTGGAATATCACTCGGAAGGCCGGGTGCTGATCACGGGTCCGGCCGCGCGCGTGCTGCCGTGGGCGCGCCGCCTGCAGGGCCAGCTCGAAGTCTCCGTACTGCTGACCGACACCGGCGGTGCCGTGCTGGCCGGCGGCCAGGACTGGCCCACGTTCGCCGGCAGCGACGTCGTCGTCAAGGGCTGGCTGGGCCGGTTCGACGTGACGTGGCGCCAGGCCAACCCGATCGACCTGGACCTGTGCACGCGCTGTAACGCCTGCGTCAAGGCCTGCCCGGAAGGCGCCATCGGGCTCGATTACCAGGTCAACCTGGACGCCTGCTCGGCGCACGGCGATTGCGTGAAAGCCTGCGGCGCCGTCGGCGCGATCGACTTCAACCGCGCCGACACCGCCCGCAGCGGCCAGTTCGACCTGGTGTTCGACCTGCACGAGCAGCCGCTGCTGACGCTGCACCAGCCGCCGCAAGGCTATTTCGCGCCCGGCGCATCGGACGTCAAGGCGGCCGAACAGGCCATGCAGTTGGCCACGTTGACGGGCACCTTCGGCAAACCCAAGTTCTTCCAGTACAAGGACAGCATCTGCGCGCACGGCCGCAACAAGAAGATCGGCTGCAACGCCTGCGTGGAGGTGTGCTCGGCCGCGGCGGTCAGCCATGACGGCGACAAGATCCGCGTCAACCCGAACCTGTGCGTGGGCTGCGGCGCCTGCACCACCGTGTGCCCGACCGGCGCGCTGTCGTACGCCTACCCGCGCGTGGCCGACCAGGGCGCACGCATCCGTACGCTGCTGGCGACCTATGCGAAGGCGGGCGGTAAGCGTCCCGCGCTGCTGCTGCATTCCCAGGAAGAGGGCGCGGCATTGGTCGAGGCACTGGGCCGCGCGGCTGGCGCCGGCCAATTGCGCGGCGTGCCGGCACGGGTGCTGCCGCTGCCGTTGCACCACGTGGCTTCGGTCGGCATCGACGTCTGGCTGGCGGCCGTCGCCTACGGCGCGGCCAATGTGCTGATCCTCGCCACCGGCGCGGAAGCGCCGCAGTACGTGACGGCGCTGACCCAGCAGGTCGAGATCGCCCGTACGATCCTGGCAAGCCTCGGCTACGGTGCCGGCCACGTGCAGTTGCTGCAAGCGGGCGACGCCGCCGCGCTGGACGTTGCGCTGCGCCGCATCGAAGCCGGCCAGGTCCCGGCCGTGCCGGCCACGTTCGCCATCGGCGGCGGCAAGGGTGGCGACAAGCGCACAACCCTGGACTTCGCCATCGACCACCTGGCCCGGCATGCACCGACGCCGCAACGCGAGATCGCGCTGCCGGCCGGCAGCCCGTTCGGCGCGGTGAGCGTGAAGACGGATGCCTGCACGCTGTGCATGGCCTGCGTCGGCGCCTGCCCGTCCTCGGCCCTGGCGGACAATCCGAACGCGCCGCAGCTGCGCTTCACGGAGTCGAACTGCGTGCAGTGCGGCCTGTGCGCGAAGACCTGCCCGGAAAACGCCATCGAACTGACGCCGCGCCTGCTGCTGGCACCCGATGCGAAGCAGCCACGCGTGCTGAACGAAGCCAAACCCTATCACTGCATCCGCTGCGAAAAGCCGTTCGGCACCTTGCAGATGGTGGAGAACATGGTGGCCAAGCTGTCCAGCCACGGCGCGTTCGCGGCCAACCTGGATCGCCTGCGCATGTGTTCCGACTGCCGTGTCGTCGACATGATGCAGCCGGCCAAAGAAGTCTCGATCTTCGAGGTGAAGCGATGA